A single genomic interval of Koleobacter methoxysyntrophicus harbors:
- a CDS encoding ABC transporter ATP-binding protein — MTDIIMEILNLKKYFPVKAGILQKPVAWVKAVDDVSFHLKKGEVLGIVGESGCGKTTLVRVMLRLFPPTSGEVKFEGRDIFKLKEGELRDLRKNLQIVFQDPYWSLNQRMLVRDIIGEPLKVHKRLSKKELTERVEELLELVGMSPEFIRRYPHEFSGGQRQRIAIARALALNPTMVVLDEPTSAVDTLSQAQILNLLRDLQKKMGLTYAIISHDLGVVQYLADRILVMYLGKIVEIGATDEVFYSPKHPYTKALISAIPEIDPNTQRKVIILEGSVPSAINPPSGCRFHTRCPEARKECALKEPELSPKGGRHMAACLFA, encoded by the coding sequence ATGACAGATATAATAATGGAAATCTTAAATCTGAAGAAGTATTTTCCCGTAAAAGCAGGAATTCTGCAAAAACCCGTAGCCTGGGTTAAAGCAGTAGACGATGTAAGCTTCCATCTTAAAAAGGGAGAAGTGCTGGGCATTGTAGGCGAATCCGGCTGTGGCAAAACAACCCTGGTCAGAGTTATGCTGAGGCTGTTTCCCCCAACATCGGGCGAGGTCAAATTCGAAGGCAGAGATATTTTCAAGTTAAAAGAAGGGGAGCTTAGGGACCTGAGGAAGAATCTGCAGATAGTTTTTCAGGACCCTTACTGGTCATTAAATCAAAGGATGCTGGTAAGGGACATTATCGGGGAGCCTTTAAAGGTTCATAAAAGGCTGAGCAAAAAGGAGCTTACAGAACGAGTAGAAGAGCTCCTTGAGCTTGTAGGGATGTCTCCTGAATTTATCAGACGGTACCCCCATGAGTTCAGCGGTGGCCAGAGGCAGAGGATAGCAATAGCCCGTGCTTTAGCCCTTAATCCAACCATGGTTGTTCTGGACGAACCTACATCGGCGGTAGACACCCTGTCTCAGGCACAGATTTTGAATCTTTTAAGGGACCTGCAGAAAAAAATGGGTTTAACCTATGCAATAATATCCCACGATTTAGGAGTAGTCCAATATCTAGCCGACAGAATTCTGGTAATGTATTTAGGAAAAATTGTTGAAATTGGGGCTACAGATGAAGTATTTTATTCACCCAAACACCCGTATACAAAGGCACTTATCTCTGCGATCCCCGAAATTGACCCGAATACGCAGAGGAAGGTTATTATTCTGGAGGGCAGTGTGCCGAGTGCCATAAATCCACCTTCAGGCTGCCGGTTTCATACCCGCTGTCCTGAAGCCAGAAAAGAATGCGCCTTAAAAGAGCCGGAACTTTCTCCAAAAGGCGGCCGGCATATGGCAGCATGCCTTTTTGCATAG
- a CDS encoding ABC transporter ATP-binding protein, whose protein sequence is MTRRQDDYRGETMMNNPLLEIRNLKVNFTTYYGPASVLDLEYLSIYKGETFGLAGESGSGKSTAALSIFKLIPSPPAKIEDGEILYNNEDLFKKSENEMRGIRGKKLSMIFQDPMSSLNPVFTVGQQITRVILEHEKVSKKQAYHRALELFELVKLPDPENTFKKYPHELSGGMRQRVVIAMALSCGAEFLVADEPTRALDVTIQAGILNLLKELKQKTGLTILFIANSLGVIAQMCERVGLLYAGQIVEIGRVSDVFKKPIHPYTSALIEAVPKPSQREKPLAVTKGFPPNPTKMPTGCRFYPRCSKATDRCKESRPRMIEIEEGHWVSCHHAGKGEN, encoded by the coding sequence TTGACCCGAAGACAAGACGATTATAGGGGTGAAACGATGATGAATAATCCGTTATTGGAAATAAGAAACCTTAAAGTCAATTTTACGACATATTACGGCCCTGCCAGTGTATTAGACCTTGAATACCTGTCAATATATAAAGGAGAAACCTTTGGGTTGGCTGGTGAAAGCGGTTCAGGCAAAAGCACTGCTGCCCTTTCCATATTCAAACTTATACCGTCTCCTCCGGCAAAGATAGAAGACGGTGAAATACTTTATAATAATGAAGACCTCTTTAAAAAGAGCGAAAATGAGATGCGGGGTATAAGGGGCAAAAAACTGTCTATGATTTTCCAGGACCCTATGTCGTCCCTCAACCCGGTTTTTACAGTAGGCCAGCAGATAACCAGGGTTATACTGGAGCATGAAAAGGTTTCTAAAAAACAGGCCTATCACAGGGCACTTGAACTGTTTGAGCTTGTTAAACTCCCCGATCCGGAAAATACATTTAAAAAGTACCCTCATGAGCTGAGCGGAGGTATGAGGCAGAGGGTAGTTATTGCGATGGCTTTGTCCTGTGGGGCAGAATTTCTGGTGGCGGACGAGCCAACCCGTGCCCTGGATGTAACAATACAGGCCGGAATCTTAAATCTGCTGAAGGAACTAAAACAGAAAACAGGGTTAACTATATTGTTTATAGCGAACAGCCTTGGAGTTATAGCACAGATGTGCGAAAGGGTAGGCCTTCTGTATGCGGGTCAGATCGTTGAAATCGGCAGGGTGAGTGATGTTTTTAAAAAACCTATTCATCCGTATACCTCGGCACTGATAGAAGCGGTGCCAAAACCGTCGCAAAGGGAAAAGCCCCTAGCTGTTACAAAGGGCTTTCCGCCAAACCCGACGAAAATGCCTACGGGATGCAGGTTTTATCCGAGGTGCAGTAAGGCAACGGACAGGTGTAAGGAATCGCGGCCTAGAATGATAGAAATTGAAGAGGGGCACTGGGTTTCATGTCATCATGCCGGGAAGGGGGAAAACTAA
- the nikC gene encoding nickel transporter permease, with protein sequence MKTSTAELFKDLQPVLGNIGYGIYLLRKNTLTTIAVITVLLLILIAILAPFLAPYPEHGRDAVNPAEKLKPPGGKYLMGTDELGRDIFSRIIFGTRISLQIGVLAVGLSLLIGVPLGVIAGYSGGLIDDIIMRITDIFLSFPPLLLAMAISAFLGPSLTNAMIAIAIAWWPWYTRILRSQAISIRERPFVDAAKAIGTPNAKIIFTHILPNCVSPLIVQASMDFGSVILTSAALSFLGLGAQPPTPEWGLMLNTSRNYFLTAWWYSIFPGIAIFITVLAFNLLGDGLREIFDPKTRRL encoded by the coding sequence GTGAAGACATCAACTGCAGAACTGTTTAAAGACTTACAGCCTGTTTTGGGCAATATAGGTTATGGAATCTACCTGTTGAGGAAAAACACATTAACGACTATAGCAGTTATAACAGTGCTACTGCTGATACTGATAGCCATTTTGGCGCCGTTTTTAGCTCCATACCCGGAACACGGACGGGATGCAGTCAATCCAGCAGAGAAACTTAAGCCGCCAGGAGGCAAATATCTAATGGGAACAGATGAGCTGGGCCGGGACATTTTCAGCCGCATAATCTTTGGAACGAGGATTTCCCTTCAGATAGGGGTTCTAGCTGTTGGGCTGTCCCTTCTAATAGGGGTGCCTTTAGGGGTGATAGCTGGATACAGCGGAGGCTTAATTGATGACATTATAATGAGGATTACAGATATATTTTTAAGTTTTCCACCTCTGCTTTTAGCAATGGCTATATCGGCATTTTTAGGCCCCAGCTTGACAAATGCGATGATAGCGATAGCGATTGCGTGGTGGCCTTGGTATACGAGAATACTGCGGAGTCAGGCAATTTCTATAAGGGAAAGGCCTTTTGTAGATGCAGCAAAGGCGATTGGCACGCCGAACGCAAAGATTATATTTACCCATATCCTGCCGAACTGCGTATCACCGCTGATTGTGCAGGCATCAATGGACTTCGGCAGTGTAATACTCACTTCCGCTGCTCTGAGCTTCCTCGGCCTAGGAGCCCAGCCTCCTACTCCAGAATGGGGGTTGATGCTTAATACAAGCAGGAATTATTTCCTTACGGCTTGGTGGTATTCCATATTCCCAGGGATAGCGATATTTATTACAGTACTCGCCTTTAATCTGCTGGGGGATGGATTGAGGGAGATATTTGACCCGAAGACAAGACGATTATAG
- a CDS encoding ABC transporter permease — MWAYIVRRLLLGVLVLFGVITITFFIVRIIPSDPAARWVGPKATAQQIAEARKELGLDKPIYVQYGRYISGLARGDWGISIRTRQPVLADLKAYIPATLELVIVSMVLALLLGIPLGVTAAVKQDRWPDHFCRFFSVGSVSLPTFWLGMTLQLIFFSRLQLLPIGGRLSDIVRLMSPVEKITGLILLDSLITGNYTAFFDGIKHIILPSLTLAAYPIGLVARMTRSSLLEVLNEDYIRAARAYGLPERTVVLSYALKNAMGPTITVLALSAGYSLVNTFLIEAIFNWPGLGSYAALAVITSDYTAIMGVTIFAACTYVFLNLAADILLAIDPRVRL; from the coding sequence GTGTGGGCTTATATTGTAAGAAGGCTTTTATTAGGGGTTCTTGTCTTGTTTGGGGTTATAACGATTACCTTTTTTATTGTAAGGATAATCCCTTCTGACCCTGCAGCCCGTTGGGTAGGCCCAAAAGCTACAGCCCAGCAGATAGCAGAGGCTAGGAAGGAATTGGGGCTTGATAAACCCATATATGTGCAGTACGGCCGCTACATTTCGGGCCTTGCTAGAGGTGATTGGGGTATTTCCATAAGGACAAGACAGCCGGTGCTTGCAGATTTGAAGGCATATATTCCTGCAACACTGGAACTTGTAATTGTCAGTATGGTACTTGCGCTTTTGTTGGGAATACCTTTAGGGGTTACAGCAGCGGTAAAACAGGACAGATGGCCCGACCATTTCTGCCGCTTCTTTTCAGTAGGGTCTGTTTCTCTGCCTACATTCTGGCTGGGTATGACACTTCAGCTCATTTTTTTCAGCAGGCTGCAGCTCCTCCCTATTGGAGGGAGATTAAGCGATATTGTAAGGCTTATGTCCCCTGTAGAAAAGATAACAGGCTTAATCCTGCTTGACAGCCTCATTACCGGAAACTATACAGCCTTTTTCGATGGGATAAAGCATATTATTCTGCCTTCGCTGACACTTGCTGCTTATCCTATAGGGCTGGTTGCGAGGATGACCCGTTCATCCCTTTTGGAGGTTTTAAACGAGGATTATATCAGGGCTGCAAGGGCTTATGGCTTACCGGAACGAACAGTAGTCCTTTCATACGCACTGAAAAACGCAATGGGGCCAACTATAACTGTCCTTGCCCTTTCAGCGGGCTATTCTCTTGTTAATACGTTTTTAATAGAAGCCATATTCAACTGGCCGGGATTAGGGAGTTATGCGGCTCTGGCAGTTATAACATCGGATTATACTGCAATAATGGGAGTAACAATATTTGCAGCTTGCACCTATGTATTCCTGAATCTGGCTGCTGATATCCTCCTGGCAATAGACCCAAGGGTAAGGCTATAA
- a CDS encoding ABC transporter substrate-binding protein, with protein MLRKISVFVLVCTLLIALIAVGCGQKQQDSGTVAQPKIAVYAYGSEPVIYWDPSDTFSNEIIVMNNIYEQLLRYDPIKDEYIYLLATDFDVKENATVWTFKLREGVKFHCGEEFDANAVKYSIERTIERGQGASFIWEPVDEVNVIDKYTVEFKLKYPAALDMIASAGYTAHIFCPKCTEEKRHDWFVQGNACGTGPYMLESWERGNEVVLAKFNDYWGGWSEKNFDKAIIKMIPETGTRRQMLEAGHVDIVHTLPFEDLRALKNNPKIEVITTPSFQNMLGLLNTEKPPLDNKLVRQAISYAVPYKDIVQHVMSGFAEQSRGPIPRNLWGHKEDLFQYEHNLEKAKELLKKAGYENGFKLLLTYTSGDENERKSAELLKAELKKLNIDLEIRGMPWDAQWEMAKATNPKDRQDILLFYWWPDYADPFSYLNSLFHSEDEIVFNLSYWKNEEFDRLIDEANRISGADREEAIRLYGKAQEILVEEAPAVFFFDQMFGRAKLQNFKGYYDNPLYTNVVFFYETYREE; from the coding sequence TTGTTGAGAAAAATATCTGTTTTTGTGCTTGTCTGCACTCTATTGATAGCATTGATAGCTGTTGGCTGTGGGCAGAAGCAGCAGGATTCAGGTACAGTAGCGCAGCCGAAGATAGCGGTATATGCATATGGAAGTGAACCTGTTATATACTGGGACCCAAGTGACACCTTTTCGAATGAAATAATAGTTATGAACAATATCTATGAACAGCTCTTGCGCTACGACCCGATTAAGGATGAGTATATCTATCTTCTGGCTACGGATTTCGATGTGAAAGAGAATGCAACAGTATGGACCTTTAAACTGAGGGAAGGGGTTAAATTCCACTGTGGTGAAGAATTTGATGCAAACGCTGTCAAATATTCAATCGAAAGGACTATAGAGAGGGGACAGGGTGCTTCCTTTATATGGGAACCTGTTGATGAGGTTAATGTAATTGACAAATATACCGTTGAGTTCAAACTCAAATACCCTGCAGCCTTAGACATGATAGCTTCTGCGGGATATACGGCACACATCTTCTGCCCCAAGTGCACTGAAGAAAAAAGGCATGATTGGTTTGTGCAGGGTAATGCCTGCGGCACCGGTCCGTACATGCTGGAAAGCTGGGAACGTGGAAATGAAGTTGTCCTCGCTAAATTCAACGACTACTGGGGAGGCTGGTCTGAAAAGAACTTTGATAAGGCAATTATCAAGATGATTCCCGAAACCGGGACACGGCGTCAGATGTTGGAAGCAGGCCATGTTGATATTGTTCATACCCTTCCATTTGAGGATTTAAGGGCTTTAAAGAACAATCCTAAAATAGAAGTGATTACTACACCCAGTTTCCAAAATATGTTAGGACTCCTTAATACTGAAAAACCCCCTCTTGACAACAAGCTGGTAAGACAGGCTATATCCTATGCAGTGCCGTATAAGGATATTGTGCAGCATGTCATGAGCGGTTTTGCAGAACAATCGAGGGGCCCGATACCCAGAAATCTGTGGGGTCATAAAGAAGACCTGTTCCAGTACGAACACAATCTCGAGAAGGCTAAAGAACTCCTGAAAAAGGCAGGGTATGAGAACGGTTTTAAGCTGCTTTTGACATATACATCAGGTGATGAAAACGAAAGGAAGTCTGCAGAACTGTTAAAAGCAGAGCTTAAGAAATTAAACATAGACCTTGAGATTCGGGGAATGCCATGGGATGCTCAATGGGAGATGGCCAAGGCAACAAATCCTAAAGACAGACAGGATATTCTGCTGTTTTACTGGTGGCCCGATTATGCTGACCCGTTTAGCTATCTGAACAGCCTGTTCCATTCAGAAGATGAAATAGTGTTTAACCTCTCTTATTGGAAGAATGAGGAATTTGATAGACTTATAGATGAAGCGAACAGGATATCTGGTGCTGACAGAGAAGAGGCAATCAGGTTGTACGGCAAGGCTCAGGAGATTTTGGTTGAAGAAGCGCCTGCAGTATTTTTCTTCGATCAGATGTTCGGCAGGGCGAAATTGCAGAACTTTAAAGGATATTATGATAATCCTCTGTACACAAATGTCGTGTTCTTCTATGAAACCTATAGAGAGGAATGA
- the serS gene encoding serine--tRNA ligase, with translation MLDIKLVRNNPELIREAVKKRGEEIDLDGFLKLDEKRRELLYEVEQLKSQRNTVSQEIGRLKQQGLDAEDKILLMREVSQKIKDMDEEIKEVEKEIGEFLLTIPNIPHETVPVGESEEDNVEVRRWGEPGKFDFEAKAHWDIGEDLGILDFGAASKMTGSRFALYKGLGARLERALINFMLDLHITEHGYKEIFPPFIVHRNSMIGTGQLPKFEEDAFKLYNNTDYFLIPTAEVPVTNLHREEILDGNRLPLYYVAYSACFRSEAGSHGRDTRGLIRQHQFNKVELVKFVEPETSYDELEKLVNNAEEVLRRLKLPYRVVLMCTADLGFTAAKKYDLEVWMPSYNRYVEISSCSNFEDFQARRADIKYRPDNKSKARYVHTLNGSGLAVGRTVAAILENYQQKDGSVIIPEVIRPYMGGIEKIEREENS, from the coding sequence ATGCTTGATATCAAACTTGTTCGGAATAACCCGGAGTTGATTAGAGAGGCTGTCAAAAAAAGGGGGGAAGAAATTGACCTGGACGGTTTTTTAAAGCTGGATGAGAAACGCAGGGAACTGCTGTATGAAGTTGAACAGCTGAAAAGCCAGAGGAACACCGTTTCTCAGGAGATAGGCCGTCTAAAGCAGCAGGGGTTGGATGCGGAAGATAAGATCCTCCTTATGAGGGAGGTTTCCCAGAAAATTAAGGATATGGATGAAGAAATTAAGGAAGTCGAAAAAGAGATAGGTGAATTTCTATTAACGATACCAAATATCCCCCATGAAACGGTTCCGGTAGGGGAGTCAGAGGAGGACAACGTTGAAGTCAGGCGCTGGGGTGAACCCGGGAAATTTGATTTTGAAGCAAAAGCCCACTGGGATATAGGTGAAGACCTGGGTATCCTGGATTTTGGGGCAGCCTCAAAGATGACGGGTTCCAGATTTGCCCTGTATAAAGGCCTGGGTGCCAGGCTGGAAAGGGCGCTGATAAACTTCATGCTGGACCTTCACATCACCGAACACGGCTACAAGGAAATATTCCCGCCCTTTATTGTCCACAGAAACAGCATGATAGGGACGGGGCAGCTGCCGAAATTTGAAGAGGATGCCTTTAAGCTATATAATAATACCGATTACTTCCTGATTCCCACAGCAGAGGTCCCTGTTACGAACCTCCACAGGGAAGAGATATTAGATGGAAATCGGCTGCCCCTTTACTATGTAGCCTACAGCGCATGTTTCCGGTCGGAGGCAGGGTCCCACGGCAGGGACACCAGGGGGCTTATACGGCAGCACCAGTTTAACAAGGTAGAGCTGGTTAAATTCGTGGAGCCCGAAACGTCCTATGATGAGCTGGAAAAGCTTGTAAACAATGCTGAAGAGGTCCTCAGGAGGCTGAAACTCCCCTACAGGGTTGTGCTTATGTGCACCGCCGATTTAGGGTTTACGGCAGCCAAGAAATACGACCTGGAGGTCTGGATGCCCAGCTATAACAGGTACGTCGAAATATCGTCATGCAGCAACTTTGAAGACTTCCAGGCCAGAAGAGCGGATATCAAGTACAGGCCCGATAACAAATCGAAGGCCAGATACGTTCATACCCTCAACGGCTCAGGGCTTGCAGTGGGCCGGACCGTTGCTGCCATTCTGGAAAACTACCAGCAGAAAGACGGAAGTGTAATTATACCTGAAGTTATAAGGCCCTATATGGGCGGAATAGAAAAGATCGAAAGAGAAGAAAACAGTTAA
- a CDS encoding rubrerythrin family protein, with protein MSKKTIENLKKAFEGESQARNKYSFFAEVAKKAGLLEIAEFFEETAENERYHAKMILRLLKGIGDTKENLKAAIDGETYEYKDMYPEFEKIAREEGELEAADFFKKVQNAEKSHAEHYKALLEKLEKGTLYKTDKSVEWKCRVCGYIYEGNEPPAECPLCKHPKEFYYKLSH; from the coding sequence ATGTCAAAAAAGACCATCGAGAATCTGAAAAAAGCCTTTGAGGGAGAAAGTCAGGCAAGAAACAAATACTCGTTTTTTGCAGAAGTAGCTAAGAAAGCGGGATTATTAGAGATTGCTGAATTTTTCGAAGAAACAGCCGAAAATGAAAGGTACCACGCTAAGATGATTTTGAGGTTGTTAAAAGGTATTGGAGATACGAAAGAGAATTTGAAGGCAGCAATTGACGGTGAAACATATGAATATAAGGATATGTATCCTGAGTTTGAAAAGATTGCAAGGGAAGAAGGGGAATTAGAAGCGGCAGACTTTTTCAAAAAGGTTCAAAATGCAGAGAAGTCTCATGCAGAACACTATAAAGCGCTATTGGAAAAACTTGAAAAAGGAACACTTTATAAAACAGATAAATCTGTTGAGTGGAAGTGCAGGGTATGCGGCTATATTTACGAAGGAAATGAACCCCCTGCGGAATGTCCATTATGCAAACATCCCAAAGAGTTTTACTATAAATTGAGCCATTAA
- a CDS encoding ECF transporter S component, which translates to MKKSVPIQLALLGLLSAGVVIATTVFRFPVPNSNLYGFNLGEAVIYIIALLFGGWPAAIVGGIGSALSDVIGGYPAWAPITFVIKGSEGFVVGYISKRSGFKKDFLAVFCGAVIMVIGYTVSAGILYGIGAVPVEFIGDVLQTAIGGLIAIPIARSLRKTLKDHYSYF; encoded by the coding sequence ATGAAGAAAAGTGTACCGATACAATTAGCCCTCCTGGGCCTTTTATCAGCAGGCGTAGTTATTGCAACTACTGTTTTCCGCTTCCCTGTTCCCAATTCAAACCTCTATGGCTTTAATCTGGGTGAAGCGGTAATCTACATTATTGCTCTTTTGTTCGGGGGATGGCCTGCCGCAATCGTCGGTGGGATAGGATCTGCCCTATCGGATGTCATCGGGGGTTATCCAGCATGGGCTCCCATAACCTTCGTTATTAAGGGCTCGGAAGGTTTTGTTGTAGGCTATATCTCTAAAAGAAGCGGATTTAAAAAAGATTTCCTTGCAGTATTCTGCGGAGCGGTTATAATGGTTATAGGATACACTGTTTCTGCAGGAATCCTTTACGGCATAGGTGCAGTGCCTGTCGAATTTATAGGGGATGTGCTCCAGACTGCAATAGGCGGGTTAATAGCAATACCTATCGCAAGAAGTTTAAGAAAGACACTGAAAGACCATTATAGTTACTTCTAA
- a CDS encoding AIR synthase family protein: MKPGKVPPEILEKSIFPFLGTKRPEVLVHSKIGEDCSVIDFGEYVCVLSTDPITGADKEIGRLAVHISCNDLAANGAEPIGIMVTILFPDGTEEDKIKGVMEQIHNTALEINAEVLGGHTEITSSVSRIVVSATAIGRALKREYVTSSGARAGDDVILTKKAGLEGTAIIASDFEEFLKGKMSPEEIERAKGFINYISVIPEGRIGAKNGATAMHDVTEGGVLGAAYEIALASKVGITLREDRIPVHPETLKICQIFNLNPLGLISSGSMLITAPDGNRIISALKEAGIEGTIIGKVTEEGFRIVDKEGKERPFTPPERDELYKIL, encoded by the coding sequence TTGAAGCCGGGAAAAGTGCCTCCTGAGATCCTGGAAAAGAGTATTTTCCCTTTTCTGGGAACAAAGAGACCTGAAGTCCTGGTCCATTCAAAAATAGGTGAAGACTGCAGTGTTATCGATTTCGGTGAATACGTTTGTGTCCTTTCTACAGACCCAATAACCGGAGCCGATAAGGAAATTGGCCGCCTGGCCGTCCATATCTCGTGCAATGACCTGGCCGCCAACGGGGCAGAACCTATAGGAATAATGGTAACCATCCTGTTCCCTGACGGAACGGAAGAAGATAAGATCAAAGGGGTCATGGAACAGATTCACAATACGGCCCTGGAAATAAATGCAGAAGTCTTGGGAGGGCACACGGAAATAACTTCATCCGTGTCCCGGATAGTAGTTTCGGCTACGGCTATCGGCAGGGCTCTGAAAAGGGAATATGTTACAAGCTCCGGGGCCCGGGCGGGAGATGATGTAATCCTGACAAAAAAAGCCGGCCTGGAAGGCACCGCTATTATTGCTTCCGATTTTGAAGAATTCCTTAAAGGCAAAATGTCCCCTGAGGAAATCGAAAGGGCAAAGGGATTCATAAATTACATAAGCGTGATACCCGAAGGCAGGATCGGGGCCAAAAACGGAGCTACGGCCATGCACGATGTAACAGAAGGCGGGGTCCTGGGGGCAGCATATGAAATAGCCCTTGCATCCAAAGTCGGAATCACCCTCCGGGAAGACAGGATTCCCGTTCACCCCGAAACCTTAAAAATCTGTCAGATCTTTAACTTAAACCCCCTAGGGCTCATATCAAGCGGTTCCATGCTGATTACAGCCCCCGACGGTAACAGGATAATCTCTGCTTTAAAAGAGGCCGGAATAGAGGGTACAATTATAGGTAAGGTTACAGAAGAAGGGTTCAGGATAGTAGATAAAGAGGGGAAGGAAAGGCCGTTTACACCTCCGGAAAGGGATGAACTTTATAAGATTTTATAA
- a CDS encoding aspartate aminotransferase family protein, which yields MKDYTIHPSLKKKMPVVDYGKGVYLYDKEGKRYLDGCSGAMTASIGHAVPEVIQAMKEQAEKVCFAYRFQFTSEPAQKLSAAIAEMAPGSLNWSFYSNSGSEATELAFKMARKYWLSRGEDTKYWIISRQTSYHGITLGALSMSGNIRRRMRYEPILHKFPMLQPPYCAHCVFKKTYPECDVYCARQLEDIILQLTPKYVSAFIFEPMIGASGAAIYPPPEYNKIIREICDKYDVLMIADEVITGFGRTGRNFGVEHWGVEPDIICFGKGVSGGYVPLSGITVSDKVYNTLKEGLGTFAAGHTLSGNPLATAVGYSVVKYIKDNNLVEASRVKGEFLLAEFKKLKEKHPLMGEVRGKGLMLGIDFINPKTGTFFDAKAGVTEKVVNYSFANGLIVYASKGAINGALGDAILVTPPLVINEEEMKELVGILDKVIGEVEKELL from the coding sequence ATGAAGGATTATACCATTCACCCCAGCTTAAAGAAGAAGATGCCGGTAGTAGACTACGGTAAAGGGGTTTACCTTTACGACAAAGAAGGGAAAAGGTATTTAGACGGCTGTTCAGGGGCCATGACCGCCAGCATAGGTCATGCCGTTCCCGAGGTCATCCAGGCCATGAAAGAACAGGCAGAAAAAGTATGTTTTGCATACAGGTTCCAGTTTACCAGTGAACCTGCACAGAAGCTGTCGGCAGCCATCGCCGAGATGGCACCCGGTTCACTGAACTGGTCCTTCTATTCCAACAGCGGTTCCGAGGCGACGGAGCTGGCCTTTAAAATGGCCAGGAAATACTGGTTGAGCAGGGGCGAAGACACAAAATACTGGATAATATCAAGGCAGACCAGCTACCACGGTATTACACTGGGCGCACTTTCCATGTCGGGTAACATCAGGAGGCGTATGCGCTATGAGCCCATACTCCATAAGTTCCCAATGCTCCAGCCGCCTTACTGTGCCCACTGTGTATTCAAAAAAACCTATCCCGAATGTGATGTATACTGTGCAAGGCAGCTTGAGGATATCATACTCCAGTTAACACCCAAATATGTATCCGCCTTTATCTTCGAACCAATGATCGGGGCATCGGGGGCAGCCATATACCCGCCGCCGGAGTACAATAAAATAATCAGGGAGATCTGTGATAAATACGATGTCTTAATGATCGCCGATGAGGTAATAACGGGGTTCGGCAGAACCGGCAGAAACTTCGGTGTGGAACACTGGGGCGTAGAACCCGATATAATCTGCTTCGGCAAGGGTGTAAGTGGAGGGTATGTCCCCCTTTCAGGGATAACGGTATCTGACAAGGTATATAATACCCTGAAGGAAGGTCTGGGGACCTTTGCAGCAGGCCATACCTTAAGCGGTAACCCCCTGGCAACGGCTGTAGGTTACAGTGTAGTAAAATATATCAAGGACAATAACCTGGTTGAGGCTTCCAGGGTTAAGGGCGAATTCCTCCTTGCGGAATTTAAGAAACTGAAGGAGAAGCACCCACTAATGGGCGAGGTTCGGGGCAAGGGCCTTATGCTGGGCATTGATTTCATCAATCCCAAAACAGGAACTTTCTTCGATGCTAAAGCAGGGGTAACGGAAAAGGTGGTTAATTATTCGTTTGCAAACGGCTTGATTGTGTATGCATCTAAGGGGGCAATAAACGGGGCTCTGGGTGATGCTATCCTTGTTACACCGCCCCTTGTTATTAATGAGGAGGAGATGAAGGAGCTGGTGGGCATCCTTGATAAGGTTATCGGTGAGGTGGAAAAGGAGCTTTTGTAA